Proteins encoded by one window of Azospirillum brasilense:
- a CDS encoding ABC transporter substrate-binding protein has protein sequence MRMKSVIAAAAVVLAFGIGGANAQQVEKKDLKLAVGGKPLLYYLPLTVAERLGYFKEAGLNVEINDFGGGAKSLQALVGGSADIVTGAFDHTVQMQAKGQPITAVALLGRYPGIVLAAVNKAGTITSIKELKGKKIGVTAPGSSTNFMVNYLLTQHGMTPEDVSFIGVGGGPSAVAAVKRGEIDAIANLDPVISQLEADGDVTTIADTRTEKGTLDTYGGPYPAAVLYTTPAFIKENPKTTQALVDVFVRTLKWLDQAKTEDVLKVLPPEYFLGNQTLYAQAFEHSKPTYSPDGRFSQEGAEAAYKVLKAFDKAVAATDIDLSKTYTNTYVEDSLKRIK, from the coding sequence ATGCGTATGAAAAGCGTGATCGCCGCCGCGGCGGTGGTCCTGGCCTTCGGCATCGGCGGGGCGAACGCCCAGCAGGTGGAGAAGAAGGACCTGAAGCTGGCGGTCGGCGGCAAGCCGCTGCTCTATTACCTGCCGCTGACGGTGGCGGAGCGGCTCGGCTACTTCAAGGAGGCCGGGCTGAACGTCGAGATCAACGACTTCGGCGGCGGCGCCAAGAGCCTCCAGGCGCTGGTCGGCGGCTCGGCGGACATCGTGACGGGCGCCTTCGACCACACGGTGCAGATGCAGGCCAAGGGTCAGCCGATCACCGCCGTCGCCCTGCTGGGCCGCTATCCGGGCATCGTTCTGGCCGCGGTCAACAAGGCCGGCACGATCACGTCGATCAAGGAGCTGAAGGGCAAGAAGATCGGCGTGACCGCCCCCGGCTCCTCGACCAACTTCATGGTCAACTACCTGCTGACCCAGCACGGCATGACGCCGGAGGATGTGTCCTTCATCGGCGTCGGCGGCGGCCCCAGCGCGGTGGCCGCGGTGAAGCGCGGCGAAATCGACGCCATCGCCAACCTCGACCCGGTGATCAGCCAGCTGGAGGCCGACGGCGACGTCACCACCATCGCCGACACCCGGACGGAGAAGGGCACGCTGGACACCTACGGCGGGCCGTACCCGGCGGCGGTGCTCTACACCACGCCGGCCTTCATCAAGGAGAATCCGAAGACCACCCAGGCGCTGGTCGACGTCTTCGTGCGGACACTGAAGTGGCTGGATCAGGCCAAGACCGAGGACGTCCTGAAGGTCCTGCCGCCGGAATACTTCCTCGGCAACCAGACGCTCTACGCCCAGGCCTTCGAGCATTCGAAGCCGACCTATTCGCCCGACGGCCGGTTTTCCCAGGAGGGGGCGGAGGCCGCCTACAAGGTGCTGAAGGCCTTCGACAAGGCGGTCGCCGCGACGGACATCGACCTGTCCAAGACCTACACCAACACCTACGTCGAGGACTCGCTGAAGCGCATCAAGTGA